One genomic segment of Actinoplanes ianthinogenes includes these proteins:
- a CDS encoding pentapeptide repeat-containing protein, translated as MSQFRSLRRRLSRLSRRTTSSPDGSPTRLRLHLRRSLSVCEVRRRLRVPVLLRLDHRSPSDRPNRTGLPSRRPLSRRLPPGHPGRREFRTGRRFVRRSRLHRRSPDVPTGARIRNGRHPPSPAGRHLAGADRDLCRRRFRPLRPEPAHRRGSRLRRPAGRHLGLRRPNRRRLGPAPAGLTLRGRPGRGSRPLPHRRTPDDPPVLDLDDAFVRREEQLPPSPSALRERRHLRRSQILARRLFVLGRLQSFQIGPIRTPLVGFPSGVRRIPRRREPPTEERPIRQLTRRDLVVLRPRPGRGGLRPGRRRPPVPVLVAGIRRHRHLSLVRKVTAGRRDAPTAPDRCRAPRFPLRHNPFTYALSPRHRHPHLPGAPPRPTGPTSDGSTGPTRARLGRTSLSHAALSRTSLAHAHLGRPGLGRTRLGHTSVSRAALSRTSLSHAHLGHTSVSRAALSRASLGPAHLGRTSLSRTSLSRARLGRTSLSRATLSRTGLGRTSPSRNRLGRTCLGRCSVCRTGFCRPHRARARRADGTALGTVRHGGLGRRGLAGAATPGRPFRRSRGRRAGPAHPAGHRPSRTTLGHGPSRRHRLDRRLPGRTGRLGDRLVRTRALNHRLA; from the coding sequence ATCAGCCAGTTCCGCAGCCTTCGCCGCCGCCTCAGCCGCCTCAGCCGCCGCACCACGAGCAGCCCCGACGGTTCCCCGACGCGCCTCAGGCTGCACCTCCGCCGAAGCCTCAGCGTCTGCGAAGTCCGCCGCCGGCTTCGCGTCCCAGTCCTCCTCCGGCTCGACCACCGAAGCCCGTCCGACCGCCCGAACCGCACCGGCCTCCCGAGCCGCCGCCCGCTGAGCCGCCGCCTGCCGCCGGGTCATCCGGGACGGCGCGAGTTCCGAACTGGCCGCCGCTTCGTCCGCCGCTCCCGGCTCCACCGGCGCTCTCCCGATGTCCCCACCGGCGCCCGGATCCGGAACGGCCGCCATCCCCCGTCGCCCGCCGGCCGGCATCTCGCCGGCGCCGACCGCGACCTGTGCCGCCGGCGGTTCCGGCCGCTCCGGCCCGAACCGGCCCACCGCCGCGGTTCCCGCCTGCGCCGCCCGGCCGGCCGCCATCTCGGCCTGCGCCGCCCGAACCGCCGCCGCCTCGGCCCGGCCCCCGCCGGTCTCACCCTCCGAGGCCGTCCCGGCCGGGGCAGCCGCCCGCTTCCGCACCGGCGCACTCCGGACGATCCCCCCGTCCTCGACCTCGACGACGCCTTCGTCCGGCGAGAGGAACAACTCCCCCCGAGCCCGAGCGCTCTTCGCGAACGCCGCCATCTGCGCCGAAGCCAGATCCTCGCCCGCCGGCTCTTCGTCCTCGGGCGTCTCCAAAGCTTCCAGATCGGGCCGATCCGCACCCCACTGGTCGGATTCCCGTCCGGGGTTCGCCGCATCCCGCGGCGGCGCGAACCACCCACCGAGGAACGGCCGATCCGTCAACTCACTCGGCGAGACCTCGTCGTCCTGCGGCCGCGACCCGGCCGCGGCGGACTCCGGCCAGGCCGACGACGCCCCCCGGTCCCAGTCCTTGTCGCCGGCATCCGCCGACATCGTCACCTGAGTCTTGTTCGGAAAGTTACTGCTGGCCGCCGCGACGCGCCGACCGCTCCGGACCGCTGCCGCGCCCCCAGATTTCCGCTGCGACACAACCCCTTTACGTACGCCCTCAGCCCGCGCCACCGGCACCCGCACCTGCCCGGAGCCCCGCCCCGACCCACTGGCCCCACCAGCGACGGCAGCACCGGTCCTACCCGCGCCCGCCTTGGCCGCACCAGCCTTAGCCATGCCGCCCTTAGCCGCACCAGCCTTGCCCACGCTCACCTTGGCCGTCCCGGCCTTGGCCGCACCCGCCTTGGCCACACCAGCGTTAGCCGTGCCGCCCTTAGCCGCACCAGCCTTAGCCACGCTCACCTTGGCCACACCAGCGTTAGCCGTGCCGCCCTTAGCCGCGCCAGCCTTGGCCCCGCTCACCTTGGCCGCACCAGCCTTAGCCGCACCAGCCTTAGCCGCGCCCGTCTTGGCCGCACCAGCCTTAGCCGCGCCACCCTTAGCCGCACCGGCCTTGGCCGCACCAGCCCGAGCCGCAACCGTCTTGGCCGCACTTGCCTGGGTCGTTGCAGCGTTTGCCGCACCGGCTTTTGCCGACCTCACCGGGCTCGCGCTCGCCGTGCCGACGGCACCGCCCTTGGCACGGTCCGCCACGGCGGTCTTGGCCGCCGCGGTCTTGCCGGGGCCGCCACGCCCGGCCGTCCCTTTCGCCGAAGCCGCGGTCGCCGAGCCGGTCCCGCCCACCCGGCCGGTCACCGCCCGAGCCGAACCACCCTTGGCCACGGTCCGAGCCGCCGCCACCGCCTTGACCGCCGACTTCCCGGACGCACCGGCCGTCTTGGTGACCGACTTGTCCGGACCCGCGCCCTTAACCACCGACTTGCCTAG